In Sciurus carolinensis chromosome 17, mSciCar1.2, whole genome shotgun sequence, one genomic interval encodes:
- the LOC124969580 gene encoding RNA-binding motif protein, X chromosome-like, with translation MLSAAGTRSAGVGRSGQHSTRSARPAAGRGLTRGAGRAGGARANQSGAAGPAPPRPAPPRSSGGGAPRGSRRTPPCPQQGGAPVPRGTPERGALSSPGDSTNSARAETCWNKEVPAAMDRPALCFPPPLDCAFRKEPVESGSL, from the exons ATGTTGTCTGCAGCAGGCA CTCGGTCCGCGGGCGTCGGGCGCAGCGGCCAGCACTCCACCCGCTCTGCGCGGCCCGCGGCCGGGCGCGGGCTTAcccgcggggcggggcgggcgggcggcgcgAGGGCCAATCAGAGCGGGGCTGCCGGCCCCGCCCCGCCACGCCCCGCCCCTCCGCGGAGCTCGGGCGGCGGCGCCCCTCGAGGGTCCCGCAGGACCCCGCCCTGCCCCCAGCAGGGTGGCGCGCCGGTGCCGCGCGGGACCCCGGAAAGGGGCGCCCTCTCCTCACCTGGGGACTCGACGAACTCCGCTCGGGCCG AGACCTGTTGGAACAAGGAAGTCCCAGCGGCGATGGACCGGCCAGCCCTCTGCTTTCCTCCTCCGCTCGATTGTGCATTCCGGAAGGAGCCAGTGGAAAGTGGGTCTCTGTGA